A genome region from Bradyrhizobium commune includes the following:
- a CDS encoding DUF2189 domain-containing protein — protein sequence MATLYPGNVPTMGQTADAAGPVIRTIQLSDLRDALKRGWEDFKAVPSHAIILCVLYPVLGLVLARTAMGYSVLPLLFPLAAGFALIGPFAALGLYELSSRRERGEEASAWDAMDVLRSPSFGAMLGLGTLLLALFVTWVATAQAIYIAAFGYEGVSGISDFVTRVLTTSQGWWLIVIGCGAGFLFALAALCISAVSFPLMLDRHAGAFEAMVTSLRVVAKNPVPMAAWGVIVAVLLAIGTIPAFLGLAIVIPVLGHATWHLYRKVIVSDPGARPVPPPPQRPRKPAADFPANLFPWRNRTDA from the coding sequence ATGGCCACACTCTACCCGGGCAATGTCCCCACGATGGGCCAGACCGCAGATGCGGCTGGACCAGTGATCCGAACCATCCAGTTGTCCGACCTGCGCGACGCGCTCAAGCGCGGCTGGGAGGATTTCAAGGCGGTTCCAAGCCACGCCATCATCCTCTGTGTCCTCTATCCGGTGCTGGGCCTCGTGCTCGCCCGCACGGCGATGGGCTATTCGGTGCTCCCGCTGCTGTTTCCGCTGGCCGCTGGCTTTGCCCTGATCGGCCCGTTCGCAGCGCTCGGGCTTTATGAGCTCTCGAGCCGACGCGAACGCGGCGAAGAGGCCAGCGCCTGGGATGCCATGGACGTGCTGCGCTCGCCCTCCTTCGGCGCGATGCTCGGCCTCGGCACATTGCTGCTCGCTCTGTTCGTGACCTGGGTCGCGACCGCGCAGGCGATTTATATCGCCGCATTCGGCTATGAGGGCGTCAGCGGAATCTCGGATTTCGTGACGCGCGTGCTCACGACCTCGCAAGGCTGGTGGCTGATCGTGATCGGCTGCGGCGCGGGCTTCCTGTTCGCGCTCGCCGCGCTCTGCATCAGCGCAGTGTCATTCCCCTTGATGCTCGATCGCCATGCCGGCGCCTTCGAGGCGATGGTGACCTCGCTCCGGGTCGTGGCCAAGAACCCGGTGCCGATGGCGGCCTGGGGCGTGATCGTGGCGGTGCTGCTGGCGATCGGAACGATTCCGGCGTTCCTTGGTCTTGCCATCGTCATACCCGTGCTCGGCCATGCCACCTGGCACCTCTATCGCAAGGTGATCGTGTCCGATCCCGGCGCGCGGCCGGTACCCCCTCCGCCGCAGCGCCCGCGCAAGCCGGCCGCCGATTTTCCTGCCAATCTATTCCCGTGGCGGAATAGGACGGACGCTTGA
- a CDS encoding DUF3597 domain-containing protein has protein sequence MSIFGKIMGAIFGSHPASAAPAGSPVGGSAPAGAAPGASAPSSAPAAAPTATVDVAAIVDKAAAAKGEKLEWRTSIVDLMKALDVDSSLAARKDLAKELGYTGDMNDSASMNVWLHKQVMSKLAANGGKLPPEIKH, from the coding sequence ATGAGCATTTTCGGGAAAATCATGGGCGCGATCTTCGGCAGCCATCCGGCTTCCGCCGCACCCGCCGGCAGCCCAGTTGGAGGCAGTGCGCCCGCTGGCGCCGCGCCGGGCGCATCGGCGCCGTCGTCTGCGCCTGCTGCCGCGCCGACGGCAACCGTCGACGTTGCCGCGATCGTCGACAAGGCGGCCGCCGCGAAGGGCGAGAAGCTGGAATGGCGCACCTCGATCGTCGACCTCATGAAGGCGCTCGACGTCGATTCGAGTCTTGCCGCACGCAAGGACCTCGCCAAGGAGCTCGGCTACACCGGCGACATGAACGACTCGGCCAGCATGAACGTCTGGCTGCACAAGCAGGTGATGTCCAAGCTCGCCGCCAATGGCGGCAAGCTGCCGCCGGAAATCAAGCACTGA
- a CDS encoding GNAT family N-acetyltransferase produces the protein MAAQVRDNKDRSRFELDVGSELAFANYRLTPSAVIITHTETPRALRGRGVASELIKGALDLIRRDGRKVIAGCGFVADYLDKHPEDADLVASA, from the coding sequence ATGGCGGCACAGGTACGCGACAACAAGGACAGAAGCCGCTTCGAGCTCGATGTCGGCAGCGAGCTCGCCTTCGCCAACTACCGGCTGACGCCGTCGGCGGTGATCATCACCCACACCGAGACGCCGCGTGCGCTGCGCGGCCGCGGTGTCGCCTCCGAGCTGATCAAGGGCGCGCTGGATCTGATCCGCCGCGACGGCCGGAAGGTGATCGCGGGCTGTGGCTTCGTCGCCGATTATCTCGACAAGCATCCCGAGGATGCGGATCTCGTCGCCTCAGCATGA
- a CDS encoding tetratricopeptide repeat protein: MRVPLGLMALLAALISTAPVPASAEGGPAWDACVGLASTPDDRVKACSTVIDTKSETGRRLAGVYCNRGHGLTEKRELDAALSDLDEAVRLDPTYACAFNNRGRVYSFKRDYDRAIADYDQAIKLDPSMAMAYSNRGESRFNKGDIDGAFADFDAAIKRDPNYATAYANRGLVYYRKHDMAHALADYTTRIKLAPDLLAFIDRGNVYRDSEQLDRAAADYGEAIRVAPTDARGWRNRGMIRLYQGDNKGGLSDYDKALQYDPADVFSWNNRGQAKLRLGDKQGAIADFRKALELKPGLQTAQEQLKRLGAL, encoded by the coding sequence ATGCGTGTCCCACTTGGCTTGATGGCGTTGCTCGCCGCGCTGATCTCGACTGCGCCGGTCCCGGCTTCGGCCGAAGGCGGGCCGGCTTGGGACGCCTGTGTAGGCCTCGCCAGCACGCCGGACGATCGGGTCAAGGCGTGTTCGACCGTCATTGATACGAAGAGTGAGACCGGCCGCAGGCTCGCCGGCGTCTATTGCAACCGCGGGCATGGCCTCACCGAGAAGCGCGAGCTCGATGCGGCGCTGTCCGATCTCGACGAGGCGGTCCGGCTCGATCCCACCTATGCCTGCGCCTTCAACAATCGCGGCCGCGTCTACAGCTTCAAGCGCGACTATGATCGCGCCATCGCCGATTACGATCAGGCCATCAAGCTCGATCCGTCGATGGCGATGGCCTACAGCAATCGCGGCGAGTCCCGCTTCAACAAGGGTGACATCGACGGCGCCTTCGCCGATTTCGACGCGGCGATCAAGCGAGATCCCAACTACGCGACGGCCTATGCCAATCGCGGCCTGGTCTACTATCGCAAACACGACATGGCTCACGCGCTCGCCGACTACACGACGAGGATCAAGCTCGCGCCCGATCTGCTCGCCTTTATCGACCGCGGCAACGTCTATCGCGACAGCGAGCAGCTCGACCGCGCCGCCGCCGATTATGGCGAGGCGATCCGCGTCGCGCCGACCGATGCGCGCGGCTGGCGCAATCGCGGCATGATCCGGCTCTACCAGGGCGACAACAAGGGCGGCCTGTCCGATTATGACAAGGCGCTGCAATACGATCCCGCCGACGTGTTCTCCTGGAACAATCGCGGCCAAGCCAAGCTGCGGCTCGGCGACAAGCAGGGCGCGATCGCCGATTTCAGGAAGGCGCTGGAATTGAAGCCCGGCTTGCAGACGGCGCAGGAACAGCTGAAGCGGCTGGGCGCGCTTTAG
- a CDS encoding acyl-CoA synthetase: MQPLRMSRRVMNLAYMLTQNARRHSARPGFVWGDKSWTWREIDAQVSALAASLAARGIAQGDRVLVHSKNGNEMFVSMFAAFRLGAVWVPTNFRLMPDEVAYLAQASGAKAFLCHVDFPEHAAAVSGGLLEFTWSIDGKAAFGERSVADAISAHAGAVVENVAVEHDDPCWFFFTSGTTGRSKAAVLTHGQMGFVVTNHLADLTPGVTETDASLVVAPLSHGAGVHQLMQTARGVCTVLLPTEKFDIDEAFRLIEAHRVANLFTVPTILKMMVEHPAADKYDHSSLRHVIYAGAPMYREDQKAALRKLGKVIVQYFGLGEVTGNITVLPAALHDPEDGPHAKIGSCGFERTGMQVSIQDDEGRELGANQSGEICVIGPAVLAGYYDNPEANAKAFRNGWFRTGDLGHMDEEGFVYITGRASDMYISGGSNIYPREIEEKILTHPAVGEVAVLGVPDATWGEVGVAVCVARDGAKAVSEAEMAAFLSPKVPRYKMPKRFFFWEALPKSGYGKIPKRMVRDELEARGLLDLDKTKAG; this comes from the coding sequence ATGCAGCCGCTCCGCATGTCCCGCCGCGTCATGAATCTCGCTTACATGCTGACCCAGAATGCGCGGCGGCATAGTGCGCGGCCCGGTTTCGTCTGGGGCGACAAATCCTGGACCTGGCGCGAGATCGACGCGCAGGTCTCGGCGCTGGCTGCGTCGCTCGCGGCGCGCGGCATCGCCCAGGGCGACCGCGTCCTCGTCCATTCCAAGAATGGCAACGAGATGTTTGTCTCGATGTTCGCAGCGTTCCGGCTCGGCGCGGTCTGGGTGCCCACCAATTTCCGCCTGATGCCGGACGAGGTCGCTTATCTCGCGCAGGCCTCGGGCGCGAAGGCGTTTTTGTGCCACGTCGATTTTCCAGAGCACGCGGCGGCTGTGAGCGGCGGTCTGCTGGAGTTCACCTGGAGCATCGACGGCAAGGCCGCGTTCGGAGAGCGCTCGGTCGCCGACGCCATCTCGGCGCATGCTGGCGCCGTGGTCGAGAACGTCGCGGTCGAGCACGACGATCCCTGCTGGTTCTTCTTCACCTCCGGCACCACCGGCCGCTCCAAGGCCGCGGTGCTGACTCACGGCCAGATGGGCTTTGTCGTCACCAACCATCTCGCCGATCTCACGCCAGGCGTGACGGAAACGGACGCCTCGCTGGTGGTGGCGCCGCTGTCGCACGGCGCCGGCGTGCATCAGCTGATGCAGACTGCGCGCGGCGTCTGCACCGTGCTGCTGCCGACCGAGAAATTCGACATCGACGAGGCGTTCCGCCTGATCGAGGCGCATCGGGTTGCCAATCTCTTCACGGTGCCGACGATCTTGAAGATGATGGTCGAGCACCCCGCCGCGGATAAATACGACCACTCCTCGCTGCGTCACGTCATCTATGCCGGCGCGCCGATGTATCGCGAGGACCAGAAGGCTGCGCTGAGGAAGCTCGGCAAGGTCATCGTGCAATATTTTGGCCTGGGCGAAGTCACCGGCAACATCACGGTGCTGCCGGCGGCGCTGCACGATCCCGAGGACGGCCCGCACGCCAAGATCGGCAGCTGCGGCTTCGAGCGCACCGGCATGCAGGTCTCGATCCAGGATGACGAGGGCCGCGAGCTTGGGGCGAACCAGAGCGGCGAAATCTGCGTGATTGGACCTGCCGTGCTCGCCGGCTATTACGACAACCCGGAGGCCAATGCGAAGGCGTTTCGCAACGGCTGGTTCCGCACCGGCGATCTCGGACATATGGACGAGGAGGGCTTTGTCTATATCACCGGGCGCGCCTCCGACATGTACATCTCCGGCGGCTCCAACATCTATCCGCGCGAGATCGAGGAGAAGATCTTGACGCATCCCGCGGTCGGCGAGGTCGCTGTTCTCGGCGTGCCGGATGCGACCTGGGGCGAGGTCGGCGTTGCCGTCTGTGTCGCGCGCGATGGTGCGAAGGCTGTGAGTGAAGCCGAGATGGCGGCATTCCTGTCGCCAAAAGTGCCGCGCTACAAGATGCCAAAACGGTTCTTCTTCTGGGAGGCGCTGCCGAAATCGGGCTACGGCAAGATCCCGAAGCGCATGGTGCGTGACGAGCTCGAGGCACGCGGGTTGCTCGATCTCGACAAGACGAAGGCGGGTTGA
- a CDS encoding PCC domain-containing protein translates to MRSIKQPGAAIAERIQWVEARGRAFTFTLQAGLPLLEAARRGFEAEGFAGGVLNFGSGTLGPLGYVMPALSKTGENAAFYSDTYRPAGMTRTRLGSMTLGQRDGAPFFHCHGLWIEADGKPSGGHMLPDETIIAEPFKVEAFGLDGAAFLAEPDPETNFKLFGPVASVASGARTTSRAFALRLRPNQDFAGCLEAFCRARGIARAKIHGGVGSTVGARFTHGGVTGPFATELAVTAGAVAPGRSGALEAALDVALIDYTGGIAEGRLIRGDNPVLMTMELVLEVLD, encoded by the coding sequence ATGCGGAGCATCAAGCAGCCGGGCGCAGCCATCGCCGAGCGCATTCAATGGGTGGAGGCGAGGGGACGCGCCTTCACCTTCACGCTTCAGGCAGGTCTGCCGCTGCTGGAGGCCGCGCGCCGCGGCTTTGAAGCCGAGGGTTTTGCCGGCGGCGTGCTGAACTTTGGCAGCGGCACACTCGGGCCACTCGGTTACGTGATGCCGGCGCTGTCGAAGACCGGCGAGAATGCGGCGTTCTACAGCGACACCTATCGGCCCGCGGGCATGACGCGCACCAGGCTCGGCAGCATGACGCTCGGCCAGCGCGATGGCGCGCCGTTCTTTCATTGCCATGGGCTTTGGATCGAGGCGGATGGCAAGCCGAGCGGAGGGCACATGCTGCCGGACGAGACGATTATCGCCGAGCCTTTCAAGGTCGAGGCCTTTGGTCTCGATGGCGCGGCGTTCTTGGCCGAGCCTGATCCCGAAACCAACTTCAAGCTGTTCGGCCCGGTCGCGTCGGTGGCGAGCGGCGCGCGCACAACCAGCCGCGCCTTCGCGCTGCGGCTGCGTCCCAACCAGGATTTCGCCGGCTGCCTCGAAGCCTTTTGCCGCGCGCGCGGCATTGCGCGCGCGAAAATCCATGGCGGCGTCGGCTCGACCGTCGGCGCGCGCTTCACCCATGGCGGCGTGACCGGGCCGTTTGCGACCGAACTGGCGGTGACGGCCGGTGCGGTCGCGCCGGGCCGGTCGGGCGCCTTGGAAGCCGCGCTCGACGTCGCCCTGATCGACTACACCGGCGGCATCGCCGAGGGGCGCCTGATCCGCGGCGACAATCCGGTGCTGATGACGATGGAGCTGGTGCTCGAAGTGCTTGACTAG
- a CDS encoding AAA family ATPase, with product MGRRGNRTINLPAPYLRRVWLDPSQVHDREGYPFCLPIFPDEFELNFDAAITIIVGENGTGKSTILEGIAVLAGYDDAGGGKGYMPVDHSEAREKMGGQLSKALRASWLPKITNGWFFRAESFFSVARYLDKAARDAGQVGPDFLSHSHGEGFLRFFEERCQRQGIFIFDEPESALSPARQVEFLKLLRRMDESRICQVIMATHAPLLMAYPNAQLLRLGKYGLEPTTVEQTDHYRLMRDFCADPRGFVEATLEE from the coding sequence ATGGGCCGGAGAGGCAATCGCACGATCAACCTGCCGGCCCCTTATCTGAGACGGGTCTGGCTTGATCCGTCGCAGGTTCACGATCGGGAGGGCTATCCGTTTTGCTTGCCCATCTTTCCTGATGAATTCGAGCTCAACTTCGATGCCGCCATCACGATCATCGTAGGAGAGAATGGCACGGGGAAGTCGACGATCCTCGAGGGCATTGCAGTGCTGGCTGGCTACGATGATGCGGGGGGCGGGAAGGGCTACATGCCCGTCGATCACTCCGAAGCGCGGGAGAAGATGGGCGGTCAGCTTTCCAAGGCGTTGCGCGCAAGTTGGCTGCCGAAGATCACCAACGGCTGGTTTTTTCGTGCCGAGAGCTTTTTCTCGGTGGCGCGATATCTGGATAAAGCGGCACGTGATGCCGGCCAGGTTGGCCCTGATTTCCTGTCGCATTCCCATGGCGAGGGCTTCCTGCGCTTCTTCGAAGAGCGCTGCCAGCGCCAGGGTATCTTCATTTTCGACGAGCCTGAATCGGCGCTGTCGCCCGCGCGCCAGGTCGAATTCCTGAAGCTGCTGCGGCGCATGGACGAGTCCCGTATTTGCCAGGTGATCATGGCGACCCATGCGCCTCTGCTGATGGCCTATCCCAATGCGCAGCTGCTGCGGCTTGGGAAGTACGGCCTCGAGCCGACGACGGTGGAGCAGACGGATCATTACCGGTTGATGCGGGATTTCTGCGCCGATCCACGCGGGTTCGTGGAGGCGACGCTGGAGGAATGA
- a CDS encoding HigA family addiction module antitoxin — MAPLVHPGRLLKRELVARGLSANRLSLDIGVPSGRITDILNGRRGISADTAVRLGRYFGNSPQFWLDFQGQYDIGVVEREKGAEIARRVRPADAA; from the coding sequence ATGGCTCCGCTCGTTCATCCAGGGCGATTGCTCAAGCGAGAATTGGTTGCGCGTGGGCTTAGTGCGAACAGGCTCTCGCTCGACATCGGCGTTCCCTCGGGTCGGATCACCGATATTCTGAATGGACGCCGAGGTATCTCGGCGGACACCGCGGTGCGGCTTGGTCGCTATTTCGGAAATAGCCCGCAATTCTGGCTGGACTTTCAGGGGCAATACGACATTGGCGTTGTCGAGCGGGAGAAGGGCGCGGAAATCGCTCGACGGGTGCGGCCCGCCGACGCGGCATGA
- a CDS encoding nucleoside hydrolase has translation MTLTDAARLKLLQLPVGKVRVVLDTDTYNEIDDQFALVQMLLSPQRFDVEAIYAAPFFNARADSPGHGMELSYQEILRLLERLNIAPEGLVHRGVTDYVGPTKTARAAPAVDDLIARARAGSPDRPLYVIAIGAISNVASALLKAPDIIDRVVVVWLGGHALEWPHTVEFNLKQDVGGAQVLLDSGVPLVLVPCMGVTSRLHSTVPEIERYVEPHGSIGAFLAQRFKDYSSDHMGWAKEIWDMAPVGWLLNPEWAPSVIIPAPVLTDQMTWSIDRRRHPIRYVTSVDRNPILKDFFLKLKDFAASKVP, from the coding sequence ATGACACTCACGGACGCGGCCCGCCTCAAGCTCCTCCAGCTGCCGGTCGGCAAGGTGCGTGTCGTGCTCGACACCGACACCTATAACGAAATCGACGACCAGTTCGCGCTGGTGCAGATGCTGTTGTCGCCGCAGCGTTTTGACGTCGAGGCGATCTATGCCGCGCCGTTCTTCAATGCGCGCGCGGACAGTCCCGGCCACGGCATGGAGCTGAGCTATCAGGAAATCCTTCGCCTGCTGGAGCGCCTGAACATCGCGCCCGAAGGCCTGGTCCATCGCGGCGTCACTGACTATGTCGGCCCAACCAAGACGGCGCGGGCGGCCCCCGCTGTCGACGACCTCATCGCCCGGGCGCGCGCGGGCTCGCCTGACCGTCCGCTCTACGTCATCGCCATCGGCGCCATCAGCAACGTCGCATCCGCTCTGCTCAAAGCCCCCGACATCATCGACCGCGTCGTGGTGGTCTGGCTCGGCGGCCATGCGCTGGAATGGCCGCACACGGTCGAGTTCAATCTGAAGCAGGACGTCGGCGGCGCGCAGGTGCTGCTCGACAGCGGCGTGCCGCTGGTGCTGGTGCCCTGCATGGGCGTCACCTCGCGCCTGCATTCGACGGTCCCGGAGATCGAGCGCTACGTCGAGCCGCATGGCAGCATCGGCGCGTTCCTCGCTCAGAGGTTCAAGGACTATTCGTCCGACCACATGGGCTGGGCCAAGGAGATCTGGGACATGGCGCCGGTCGGCTGGCTGCTGAACCCCGAATGGGCACCAAGCGTGATCATCCCGGCGCCGGTCCTCACCGATCAGATGACCTGGAGCATCGACCGAAGGCGGCATCCGATCCGCTACGTGACCTCTGTGGATCGCAACCCGATCCTGAAGGACTTTTTCCTGAAGCTGAAGGACTTCGCCGCATCGAAGGTGCCGTAG
- a CDS encoding HAD-IA family hydrolase yields MPYSLAIFDLDGTLVDSFPWFLRTINDVADRFGFRRVRDEDVEGLRHATTREILSRLELPVWKLPAIARHARRLKGEAAAEIPLFAGVEAMLRTLAENGVQLALVTSDNEANARQKLGDVGALFAQFDCAASVFGKPAKFRRVIRRAGVALDRVIAIGDEVRDIEAARSVGIACGAVSWGYAAPAALRALAPDHMFAQMEEIADTLCGSVGWISEA; encoded by the coding sequence ATGCCCTACTCCCTCGCCATCTTCGATCTCGACGGCACCCTCGTCGACAGCTTCCCCTGGTTCCTGCGCACCATCAATGACGTCGCCGATCGCTTCGGCTTTCGCCGCGTGCGGGATGAGGATGTCGAGGGGCTGCGGCATGCCACGACGCGCGAAATCCTCTCTCGCCTCGAACTGCCCGTTTGGAAGCTGCCGGCGATCGCGCGGCATGCGCGGCGGCTGAAGGGAGAGGCGGCGGCCGAGATTCCGCTGTTCGCGGGCGTCGAGGCGATGCTGCGGACACTGGCGGAGAACGGTGTCCAGCTGGCGCTGGTGACCTCCGACAACGAGGCCAATGCGCGGCAGAAGCTCGGCGATGTCGGCGCGCTGTTCGCCCAGTTCGACTGCGCCGCCTCGGTGTTCGGCAAGCCGGCGAAATTCCGCCGCGTCATCCGCCGCGCCGGCGTGGCGCTCGACCGCGTCATCGCGATCGGCGACGAGGTCCGCGACATCGAGGCGGCGCGCAGCGTCGGCATCGCCTGCGGCGCGGTCAGCTGGGGCTATGCCGCGCCGGCGGCGCTGCGGGCGCTTGCGCCCGATCACATGTTCGCGCAGATGGAGGAGATCGCGGATACCTTGTGCGGAAGCGTAGGGTGGATTAGCGAAGCGTAA
- a CDS encoding DUF433 domain-containing protein: MSELLARITVDPQRMHGRPCIRDLRITVADVLGLLSAGQSRESILADYPYLEEADIDAVLAYAARQVDHPIIAAK; this comes from the coding sequence ATGTCGGAGCTACTGGCAAGGATTACAGTCGACCCGCAGCGTATGCATGGACGCCCCTGCATTCGCGACCTGCGCATCACGGTTGCCGACGTTCTGGGGCTGCTGTCCGCCGGCCAGTCGCGCGAGAGTATCCTTGCGGATTATCCGTACCTTGAAGAGGCAGATATCGACGCGGTGCTTGCATATGCTGCCCGTCAGGTCGACCATCCGATCATAGCGGCTAAATAG
- a CDS encoding DUF5615 family PIN-like protein, translated as MTKDRDFSLLRAAKRQGPIVLWVRAGNIDNRALVRDFLSAMPRIVEAVALGEAVIEFVGS; from the coding sequence GTGACCAAGGACCGCGACTTCTCACTCTTGCGCGCAGCAAAGCGGCAAGGGCCGATTGTGCTGTGGGTCCGAGCCGGCAACATCGACAATCGGGCGTTGGTCCGTGATTTTTTAAGTGCCATGCCGCGGATTGTCGAAGCAGTTGCACTGGGCGAGGCCGTCATCGAATTTGTCGGCAGTTAG
- a CDS encoding RNA 2'-phosphotransferase → MPIDDTQLSKFLSLVLRHKPDVIGLVLDAQGWAGIDELIAKANAAGTKFGRDDLLRVVAASDKKRFSLSPGADRVRAAQGHSVQVELGLAAQEPPPLLYHGTATRFVEAILSEGLKPQARQQVHLSADVATAERVGQRHGKAYIFTVDTVAMRRHGYKFYRADNGVWLTDLVPPEFLAPITTERA, encoded by the coding sequence ATGCCGATTGATGACACCCAGCTCAGCAAATTTCTGAGCCTCGTCTTACGCCATAAGCCGGATGTGATCGGACTTGTGCTAGATGCGCAGGGATGGGCCGGCATCGACGAACTAATCGCCAAAGCAAACGCTGCTGGAACGAAGTTCGGCCGCGATGATCTGTTGCGCGTCGTCGCAGCGAGCGACAAGAAGCGATTTTCGTTGTCACCAGGCGCGGATCGCGTCCGCGCCGCGCAAGGGCACTCGGTGCAGGTTGAACTCGGGTTGGCGGCGCAGGAGCCCCCGCCGCTGCTGTATCACGGGACGGCGACCCGGTTCGTGGAGGCGATCTTGTCGGAGGGCTTGAAGCCGCAGGCGCGCCAGCAGGTGCACCTGTCAGCCGATGTGGCGACTGCGGAGCGTGTCGGCCAGCGTCACGGCAAAGCCTACATCTTCACGGTCGATACTGTCGCGATGCGCCGGCACGGATACAAGTTCTATCGCGCAGATAACGGGGTGTGGTTGACCGACCTGGTGCCGCCGGAGTTCCTGGCACCGATCACCACCGAACGAGCCTAG